The Pongo abelii isolate AG06213 chromosome 11, NHGRI_mPonAbe1-v2.0_pri, whole genome shotgun sequence genome includes a window with the following:
- the SNORC gene encoding protein SNORC — MASCLALRMALLLVSGVLAPAVLTDDVPQEPVPTLWNEPAELPSGEGPVESTSPGREPVDTGPPAPTVAPGPEDSTAQERLDQGGGSLGPGAIAAIVIAALLATCVVLALVVVALRKFSAS; from the exons ATGGCATCCTGTCTGGCCCTGCGCATGGCGCTGCTGCTGGTCTCCGGGGTTCTGGCCCCTGCGGTGCTCACAG ATGATGTTCCACAGGAGCCCGTGCCCACGCTGTGGAACGAGCCGGCCGAGCTGCCGTCGGGAGAAGGCCCCGTGGAGAGCACCAGCCCCGGCCGGGAGCCCGTGGACACCggtcccccagcccccaccgTCGCGCCGGGACCCGAGGACAGCACCGCGCAGGAGCGGCTGGACCAGGGCGGCG GGTCGCTGGGGCCTGGCGCCATCGCGGCCATCGTGATCGCCGCCCTGCTGGCCACCTGCGTGGTGCTGGCGCTCGTGGTCGTCGCGCTGAGAAAGTTTTCCGCCTCCTGA